One genomic region from Trichocoleus sp. encodes:
- a CDS encoding ADP-ribosylglycohydrolase family protein encodes MLLELAIGDAYGAGFEYASELILKLNDLSSYVPHPRYATRPGQYTDDTQMSLAIAEAIVADVSWTSQQLAHRFVEVFHRDPRTGYASRFYTFLQQTHSGEEFLANIQPASDKSGAAMRAGPIGVFGTVQEVLDRASVQARVTHDTPAGISAAQASALMTHYFLYNIGAKSALGEFLDTHIPGYQWSKPWQGEVGAKGWMSVRAAVTAVIRNTSLSVTLRDCVNFGGDVDTVATIALAAASCSQEVTQDLPQHLVDGLENEAYGRD; translated from the coding sequence ATGTTGCTAGAACTCGCGATCGGCGATGCCTATGGGGCTGGGTTTGAGTATGCTTCAGAACTCATCCTAAAGCTCAATGATCTATCAAGCTATGTTCCACATCCCCGATACGCTACACGCCCTGGTCAGTACACAGATGATACTCAGATGAGCTTAGCGATCGCGGAAGCGATTGTGGCAGATGTTTCTTGGACATCTCAACAGCTTGCTCATCGCTTTGTTGAAGTCTTTCATCGTGATCCTCGCACAGGATACGCCTCACGTTTCTACACCTTCCTACAACAGACCCACAGTGGAGAGGAATTTCTCGCCAACATTCAGCCAGCGAGTGATAAAAGTGGAGCTGCAATGAGAGCAGGTCCAATCGGTGTTTTTGGAACGGTGCAGGAAGTATTAGACCGGGCATCAGTTCAAGCGCGAGTGACCCATGACACTCCTGCTGGGATTAGCGCAGCCCAAGCTTCAGCATTAATGACCCATTACTTTCTGTACAACATCGGAGCAAAGTCAGCTTTAGGCGAATTTCTCGATACTCACATTCCAGGTTATCAATGGAGTAAACCTTGGCAAGGTGAGGTCGGAGCCAAAGGGTGGATGAGCGTGAGAGCAGCAGTAACAGCGGTGATTCGAAACACGAGTCTCAGCGTAACTTTGCGTGATTGCGTTAACTTTGGAGGTGATGTTGATACGGTCGCAACGATCGCGTTAGCGGCTGCCAGTTGCAGCCAGG